Proteins found in one Micromonospora sp. WMMD1082 genomic segment:
- a CDS encoding IS701 family transposase, with translation MAGVCDAFAGRFGRVEPRRTATAFVSGLLADIEVKTCWQLAERAGHARPDAMQRLLYRAVWDADAVRDDLRDVVVARFGDSDGVLVVDETGDLKKGTHSVGVQRQYTGTAGRIENAQVGVFCGYASRHGHTLIDRRVYLPVSWTDDRDRCQAAGVPDEVAFATKSELAADMITAAVDAGVPVGWAAADEAYGNSSVFRTHLREHRLGYVLAVSRSHLVPLDGGKTRVRADRVAVDLPASAWQRRSAGAGSKGPRFYDWAWLNDVCTDADPDDGGHHSLLIRRNTTTGELAFYRCWTPQQATLARLVRVAGIRWTVEESFQAAKGQVGLDQHQVRRWDSWHRFTTLALAALAVLAICAADADDDSTDTGLIKLTVNETRRLINTLVLRPIRDLTHRLRWSDWRRRHQARARQAHYTRRLNLEHQP, from the coding sequence CTGGCCGGGGTGTGTGATGCGTTCGCGGGACGGTTCGGGCGGGTCGAGCCGCGGCGCACGGCTACGGCGTTCGTGAGTGGGCTGCTGGCCGACATTGAGGTCAAGACGTGCTGGCAGTTGGCGGAGCGGGCCGGGCATGCCCGGCCGGACGCGATGCAGAGGTTGTTGTATCGGGCGGTGTGGGACGCCGACGCTGTCCGCGACGATCTGCGCGACGTGGTCGTGGCCCGGTTCGGTGACTCGGACGGCGTGCTGGTTGTCGACGAGACCGGGGACCTGAAGAAGGGCACGCATTCGGTCGGGGTGCAACGCCAGTACACCGGCACTGCCGGCAGGATCGAGAACGCGCAGGTAGGGGTGTTCTGCGGCTATGCCAGCCGGCATGGGCACACGCTGATCGACCGCCGGGTCTACCTGCCGGTGTCGTGGACCGATGACCGGGACAGATGCCAGGCCGCTGGGGTTCCCGACGAGGTTGCCTTCGCCACGAAGTCCGAGCTGGCCGCCGACATGATCACCGCTGCGGTCGACGCCGGCGTTCCCGTCGGGTGGGCGGCTGCGGACGAGGCCTACGGCAACAGCAGCGTCTTCCGCACTCACCTGCGCGAACACCGCCTGGGCTATGTCCTGGCCGTGTCCCGCAGCCACCTGGTCCCTCTCGACGGTGGCAAGACCCGGGTGCGGGCTGATCGGGTCGCCGTCGACCTACCGGCCTCGGCGTGGCAGCGCCGCAGCGCAGGCGCCGGATCCAAGGGCCCGCGTTTCTACGACTGGGCCTGGCTCAACGACGTCTGCACCGATGCCGACCCCGACGACGGCGGCCACCACAGCCTCCTGATCCGCCGCAACACCACCACCGGCGAGCTGGCCTTCTACCGCTGCTGGACCCCGCAACAAGCCACCCTTGCCCGACTCGTGCGGGTCGCGGGCATCCGCTGGACGGTCGAGGAAAGCTTCCAGGCCGCCAAGGGCCAGGTCGGCCTCGACCAGCACCAGGTCCGCCGCTGGGACTCCTGGCACCGCTTCACCACCCTCGCCCTGGCCGCCCTCGCCGTCCTGGCGATCTGCGCCGCCGACGCCGACGACGACTCCACCGACACAGGGCTGATCAAGCTGACCGTCAACGAGACCCGCCGACTGATCAACACCCTCGTACTCCGCCCGATCCGCGACCTCACCCACCGTCTGCGCTGGTCAGACTGGCGCCGCCGCCATCAAGCCCGAGCCCGCCAAGCCCACTACACCCGACGCCTCAACCTCGAACACCAGCCATAG
- a CDS encoding DUF998 domain-containing protein gives MTAPDRTTRRLLTCGVFGPPLFVIAFLVEGALRPGYSMLRQTVSELAAGPRGWQQIANFLVFGVLLLLFAAGLRRATRSVVVPALVALIAAALVVSGLFVTDPVHSAATSWHGTVHNAAAIPVFLGLPALCLVVAVLSLRRGSWGWAVYSTVTAVAMLATIQGLASDAYAGLFQRITIVLGWTWFTVLALRVRAGQSPMATSEVGRYRGR, from the coding sequence ATGACCGCACCCGACCGGACCACCCGCCGACTGCTCACCTGTGGCGTCTTCGGCCCGCCCCTGTTCGTTATCGCGTTTCTCGTCGAGGGGGCGCTGCGACCGGGGTACAGCATGCTGCGCCAGACCGTCAGCGAACTCGCGGCCGGCCCGCGGGGCTGGCAGCAGATCGCCAACTTCCTGGTGTTCGGCGTCCTGCTGCTCCTCTTCGCCGCGGGGTTGCGCCGCGCGACGAGAAGCGTGGTGGTGCCGGCACTCGTCGCGCTGATCGCCGCCGCGCTTGTCGTGTCCGGCCTCTTCGTGACTGACCCGGTCCACAGCGCTGCGACGTCCTGGCATGGCACCGTGCACAACGCTGCCGCGATACCGGTGTTCCTCGGCCTACCGGCGCTGTGCCTAGTCGTGGCTGTACTGTCGCTGCGCCGCGGCAGTTGGGGCTGGGCGGTGTACAGCACCGTGACCGCAGTGGCGATGCTCGCCACCATCCAGGGCCTAGCGAGCGATGCCTACGCGGGCCTCTTCCAGCGCATCACCATCGTCCTTGGTTGGACCTGGTTCACCGTCCTCGCGCTTCGGGTGCGCGCCGGTCAGTCGCCGATGGCCACCAGCGAGGTGGGACGGTATCGAGGTCGTTGA
- a CDS encoding histidine kinase codes for MVDAATVVLAVMVGVLLMYGPNAVVRPYGLGGSAVLVVLAVVLWWRRSAPGAVAWIAVLFSTVLVLAEALVPGAVLRPYAGEPTVLVAPTAPFAAYAVAVYAGRSRSAWLAIAALVAVAVVPSQPALGSFRNGLLLIGIPVLLGLYAGARRRLLAALRDRAERAERERDLRAAEAVARERARLTAEMHDVVSHRVSLIVLEAGALGLTSADETTLAAAERIRATGCKALGELRELVRMLPEPGDHEDAPQALPDLAPLLDAARTAGTRVEVVEIGAPIPVAPVVGRTVYRFVHEGLTNVRKHAAGAPAWLQLAYGEEGLALSIRNSTATAPPDPALATSGSGTGLLGLHQRIELIGGSFTAGPCADGGFELRADLPGRPDR; via the coding sequence ATGGTGGACGCGGCCACGGTTGTCCTGGCCGTGATGGTCGGCGTACTGCTCATGTACGGGCCCAACGCGGTAGTTCGCCCGTATGGCCTGGGCGGCTCGGCGGTGCTGGTCGTGCTGGCCGTCGTGCTGTGGTGGCGCCGTTCGGCCCCGGGCGCGGTGGCCTGGATCGCGGTGCTCTTCAGCACCGTCCTCGTGCTCGCAGAGGCGCTGGTGCCGGGCGCGGTACTGCGCCCATACGCGGGGGAGCCGACCGTGCTGGTGGCTCCGACGGCTCCGTTCGCCGCCTACGCCGTGGCGGTGTACGCGGGCCGCAGCCGCTCGGCCTGGCTCGCCATCGCCGCCCTCGTCGCCGTAGCCGTCGTTCCCTCGCAGCCTGCGTTAGGAAGCTTCCGGAACGGCTTGCTGCTGATCGGGATCCCGGTCCTCCTCGGCCTGTACGCGGGAGCCCGCCGCCGTCTTCTCGCGGCGCTGCGGGACCGTGCCGAACGGGCTGAACGCGAGCGTGACCTGCGCGCCGCCGAGGCTGTGGCGCGGGAACGGGCGCGGCTGACCGCCGAGATGCATGACGTCGTCTCGCACCGAGTCAGCCTGATTGTCCTCGAGGCCGGGGCGCTCGGCCTCACCTCGGCCGACGAGACCACGCTTGCGGCGGCCGAGCGAATCCGGGCGACGGGTTGCAAGGCGTTGGGCGAGCTTCGCGAACTCGTACGCATGCTGCCGGAGCCGGGCGACCACGAGGACGCGCCGCAGGCGCTGCCCGACCTCGCTCCCTTGCTGGACGCCGCGCGGACCGCCGGCACGCGGGTCGAGGTCGTCGAGATAGGCGCGCCGATCCCGGTCGCGCCGGTCGTCGGCCGGACCGTGTACCGGTTCGTCCACGAGGGGCTGACCAATGTGCGCAAGCACGCAGCGGGCGCTCCCGCCTGGCTGCAGCTCGCGTACGGCGAGGAAGGATTGGCCCTCTCGATTCGCAACAGCACCGCGACCGCGCCGCCCGACCCGGCGCTCGCCACGAGCGGCTCAGGTACGGGGCTGCTGGGCCTGCACCAGCGCATCGAGCTGATCGGCGGCTCGTTCACGGCCGGCCCGTGCGCGGACGGCGGCTTCGAACTGCGCGCCGACCTGCCGGGACGGCCGGACCGATGA
- a CDS encoding response regulator transcription factor produces the protein MNLAPARVVVVDDDPMVCAHLRTILESAGNIRVVEVAHDGAAGLDAVIRHQPDLALMDLRMPGVDGLVATTRIIALPKPPVVVALTTFDADRYILAALRAGAAGYLLKSTPPQDLIGLVQLAAAGHTVLPPGTAKGLLAGVARSALPDGLTARDVEVLTCLGEGLSNAQIGARLHLTEQTVKGYVSRVLTKLGCTNRTQAGLLAQRYGLGSD, from the coding sequence ATGAACCTGGCTCCGGCGCGCGTGGTCGTCGTTGACGACGATCCGATGGTCTGTGCCCACCTGCGCACGATCCTCGAGTCCGCCGGCAACATCCGGGTCGTTGAGGTGGCGCACGACGGCGCGGCCGGGCTCGACGCGGTGATCCGGCACCAGCCCGACCTCGCGCTCATGGATCTGCGGATGCCGGGCGTAGACGGGCTGGTCGCTACCACACGGATCATCGCACTGCCCAAGCCGCCGGTGGTCGTCGCGCTGACCACGTTCGACGCAGACCGGTACATCCTCGCCGCCCTTCGCGCGGGCGCGGCGGGATACCTGCTGAAGTCGACGCCCCCCCAGGACCTCATCGGGCTGGTGCAGCTGGCCGCAGCCGGGCACACGGTCCTCCCGCCCGGCACAGCCAAGGGACTGCTGGCCGGAGTGGCGCGGTCGGCCCTGCCCGACGGGCTGACGGCGCGGGACGTCGAGGTCCTTACCTGTCTCGGCGAAGGCCTGTCCAACGCGCAGATCGGCGCCCGGCTGCACCTGACCGAGCAGACCGTCAAGGGGTACGTGTCCCGCGTGCTGACCAAGCTCGGCTGCACCAACCGGACCCAGGCGGGACTGCTGGCGCAGCGCTACGGCCTCGGCTCGGACTGA
- a CDS encoding cation:proton antiporter has protein sequence MNGAVGYTISALHSVIALALVLAAAYLFRRLARLIGQTGVVGEITLGLLAGPLVLAIGGAGAAETLLPADVLAVLQLCGHVGLVLFLVATAAELTASTVSLHGRGIAWVTAGALFPSLAAGAALAGWLLWLDDPNLRGDAPQPAFLIFITIALAVSAVPVLARIITDHGLTGTRAAKLSLSSAVVVDAIAWLLLGLAVGLAGTGTHAALTGILVLVGGLGTSLLLRRLLAAATVPPVLARHPYPVAVAVAAVALVAAHATESGGLTAISGAFLVGLCLPARDPWMASAVRRVNRVGTALLPAFFVATGLTVWTAQTTAVPWLIITAATVLAVAGKTLGSYVGARLAGETRHTARRVGVLLNARGLTEIALLQAGHAAGIVTGELYLALVVMALVTTAMTGWWLRLMDRRQQEPTAVAAHADTDPDRSPSRSGPTGRHIR, from the coding sequence ATGAACGGCGCGGTGGGCTACACGATCAGCGCGCTCCACAGCGTCATCGCGCTCGCGCTCGTCCTCGCCGCCGCCTACCTCTTCCGCCGGCTCGCCCGGCTCATCGGCCAGACAGGAGTGGTCGGGGAGATCACCCTGGGGCTGCTCGCGGGCCCGCTCGTCCTGGCGATTGGCGGGGCCGGCGCGGCCGAGACCCTGCTCCCGGCGGACGTACTCGCCGTCCTGCAACTCTGCGGCCACGTCGGCCTCGTCCTCTTCCTCGTCGCGACCGCCGCTGAACTCACCGCCTCCACGGTGTCACTACACGGCCGTGGGATCGCCTGGGTGACGGCGGGAGCGCTGTTCCCGTCCCTGGCCGCCGGCGCCGCGCTGGCCGGGTGGCTGCTCTGGCTCGACGATCCGAACCTACGCGGTGACGCTCCCCAACCCGCGTTCCTCATCTTCATCACCATCGCGCTCGCCGTCTCGGCGGTACCCGTCCTCGCCCGCATCATCACCGACCACGGCCTGACCGGAACCCGTGCCGCCAAACTGTCCCTGTCGTCCGCGGTGGTCGTCGACGCCATCGCCTGGCTGCTGCTCGGGTTGGCCGTGGGCCTGGCCGGCACCGGCACCCACGCGGCACTGACCGGAATCCTGGTGCTCGTCGGCGGTCTCGGCACCTCGCTCCTGCTTCGCCGCCTGCTCGCCGCCGCCACCGTCCCCCCGGTCCTCGCCAGACACCCCTACCCCGTCGCCGTGGCGGTCGCCGCGGTCGCCCTGGTCGCGGCGCACGCCACCGAGTCCGGCGGGCTGACCGCGATCTCCGGCGCCTTCCTCGTCGGCCTGTGTCTGCCCGCCAGGGACCCGTGGATGGCGTCCGCCGTCAGGCGGGTCAACCGGGTCGGCACCGCGCTGCTGCCGGCGTTCTTCGTCGCCACCGGGCTCACCGTCTGGACCGCGCAGACCACGGCGGTCCCCTGGCTGATCATCACTGCGGCGACCGTCCTCGCCGTGGCCGGCAAGACCCTCGGCAGTTACGTCGGCGCCCGCCTGGCCGGCGAAACACGACACACCGCCCGGCGGGTCGGAGTGCTGCTCAACGCCCGGGGTCTCACCGAGATCGCCCTGTTGCAGGCCGGACACGCCGCCGGCATCGTGACCGGAGAGCTGTACCTCGCGCTGGTCGTCATGGCCCTCGTCACCACCGCGATGACGGGCTGGTGGCTGCGGTTGATGGACCGCCGCCAGCAAGAACCGACAGCGGTCGCCGCTCACGCCGACACCGACCCGGACAGGTCGCCGAGCCGATCCGGTCCCACTGGTCGCCACATCCGGTGA